A window of Lacibacter sediminis contains these coding sequences:
- a CDS encoding chloride channel protein — protein MSIRSVVKNINQYRAAHISDRNFLLVASIIVGVAVGLVAVALKKSVHALQYILREGFKGHNWQYLYYLLPLIGILITVFFVQKIRKGKIGNGISNIIQSISKRHGNISPDNMYSHMVSSAVTVGFGGSVGLEAPIVITGSAFGSNIARVFLLSHKERVVLLACGAAAGIAAVFNTPVAGVLFAMEVLLAEFSIPTFIPVLIASASGAVVSRLLYNEHLFYLLTKDWRTDAIPFYLLLGGLCGLVSVYFMRVYFWTEKKIASAKKVLPKAIGGGLLLGFLIFLFPVLYGEGYSTIAALFKSDTSKLLSNTFYKEWVTNPYVLLLIAIGVVLFKVIASAVTIHAGGNGGIFAPTLFTGAVTGFTFAHFFNTTGWKELLTVNFVAAGMAGILSGVVHAPLTAIFLIAEVTGGYTLFVPLMIVAAVSYFITRAFEPYSIYTEKLAQKGFKIDDKELVLLNNIKPEAVVDRNFIALRPNDAFRKLSDAFLITDQTVFPVLNEERKLIGLVYLDDVKSILLKEEVFDRKLISEVMVKPQYTVSVKDDIQKIMRLFDISGLWCLSVINTDGSFIGFADKRKLLALLRETLTSHQLMEQL, from the coding sequence ATGTCCATTAGGTCTGTTGTAAAAAATATTAATCAGTACAGGGCCGCTCATATCAGCGACAGAAATTTTCTTTTAGTCGCAAGCATCATCGTGGGCGTGGCTGTGGGTTTGGTTGCAGTAGCCTTAAAAAAATCAGTTCATGCCTTACAGTATATTTTGCGTGAAGGATTTAAGGGGCACAACTGGCAGTATCTCTATTATCTTCTGCCACTCATTGGTATTCTTATTACTGTTTTTTTTGTACAGAAGATAAGGAAGGGCAAAATAGGCAATGGTATAAGTAATATTATCCAGTCGATTTCAAAACGGCACGGCAATATTTCACCTGATAATATGTACAGCCATATGGTAAGCAGTGCTGTTACAGTTGGCTTTGGTGGTTCAGTAGGTTTGGAAGCACCGATTGTGATAACAGGTTCCGCTTTCGGATCAAATATTGCACGTGTTTTTTTATTGAGTCATAAAGAACGGGTGGTTCTGCTTGCCTGCGGTGCAGCAGCGGGCATTGCAGCAGTATTCAATACACCTGTTGCCGGTGTGTTATTTGCGATGGAAGTATTGCTGGCTGAATTTTCAATTCCTACATTCATTCCGGTATTGATCGCTTCCGCAAGCGGAGCAGTAGTTTCCCGGCTGCTTTATAATGAACATTTATTTTACCTGCTCACTAAAGATTGGCGAACAGATGCAATTCCATTTTATCTTTTATTAGGCGGTTTATGCGGATTGGTATCGGTTTATTTCATGCGGGTTTATTTCTGGACGGAAAAGAAAATTGCTTCTGCAAAAAAAGTATTACCGAAAGCAATTGGCGGCGGATTGCTGCTTGGCTTTCTTATTTTTTTATTCCCTGTTTTATATGGCGAAGGTTATTCAACCATTGCAGCATTGTTTAAAAGTGATACATCAAAATTATTGAGTAATACGTTTTATAAAGAGTGGGTAACTAATCCTTATGTGTTATTGCTGATTGCCATCGGAGTTGTATTATTCAAAGTAATTGCATCGGCAGTTACCATTCATGCAGGAGGTAACGGGGGCATTTTTGCGCCAACATTATTTACTGGAGCTGTTACCGGTTTTACATTTGCTCATTTCTTTAATACAACCGGATGGAAAGAGTTACTTACTGTTAATTTTGTAGCTGCAGGAATGGCCGGCATTCTCAGCGGGGTAGTGCATGCGCCGCTCACAGCTATCTTCTTAATTGCAGAAGTAACAGGAGGCTATACACTGTTTGTTCCATTGATGATTGTGGCAGCAGTGAGTTATTTTATTACCCGTGCGTTTGAACCTTATTCCATTTATACAGAGAAACTTGCGCAAAAAGGATTTAAAATTGATGATAAAGAACTTGTGTTGCTGAATAATATTAAACCTGAAGCGGTTGTTGATCGAAACTTTATTGCGTTACGACCCAATGATGCTTTTCGAAAATTATCTGATGCTTTTTTAATTACCGATCAAACGGTATTCCCTGTCTTAAATGAAGAACGCAAGCTGATTGGGCTTGTTTATCTTGACGATGTAAAATCAATTTTATTAAAGGAGGAAGTATTTGACAGAAAGCTGATCTCTGAAGTGATGGTAAAACCACAGTACACTGTTTCGGTAAAAGACGATATTCAAAAAATTATGCGATTGTTTGATATCTCAGGATTATGGTGCCTTTCAGTAATAAACACCGACGGAAGCTTTATTGGCTTTGCCGATAAACGGAAACTACTTGCGCTTTTGCGTGAAACGCTAACGTCGCATCAGTTGATGGAGCAATTATAA